Genomic segment of Pochonia chlamydosporia 170 chromosome 1, whole genome shotgun sequence:
TCTTTGGCTGCCGCTTCTTCCGTCGTCATGGCTGGTGCGGAAATGACGGCGCCTTCATCGTATGGTGCTTCTGCTGCCGCAATTTCTGCTTCAAAGGCTGCCCATTCTGATTCATCCACAGGGGCTGCCGCTGAAGGTTTGTCGGCTGTAGCTGCTGCGAGGGCATTTGACGCTGTGGatgcttggctggtggtgcgGGCGGCAGAGGTGTGACGGGATGGTTGTAGCGGTGTTAGAGGACCGCCTGCTTGGGATTGGATGGCAAAGTAGCCGCCTGATGCTGAGGAGGACGATCCGCCTTCTCTGTGAGCGGGCGTGGCTGGCCGTGAGGGAATCTGGAGCTCAATGCCCTGAGAGGGGGTGGTTGATAGTCTTCGCATCAGACTTGGTGGTGTCCGTGTGCTCtctttgctgttgttgctgcccgCGCTGGTGACTTGGTCTggggtgttggtgctgccgcTCCTGGCGGCGTCTTTGTCCTgagacgctgctgctgctgctgcggcggcggcagcaggAGTGCCGTTGAATGCTATGCCTGTTAGGGGCGGGATGTCAGGCTTGCTGCGTTTTCGACGGATGGCATCCCCCATTTCGAcgtcttggtcgtcatcttcatctgtGGGATGTAGTTTCCGCTTGTGGAGagcattgttggtggtggtgtcgtCGGTGTTTGAGGATGCtgagtttggtttggtgagGTTCTTTTGTTGCAGTTTTTGTTTGTGGCCTTGGCTGAGGAGATGGCCGTCCCATTGTGATTCCGCCTTGAGCTGTTCTCTGCAGAGAGTACAGAGGAGCTTGCCGGCATCTGAGTAGGCGGCGTAGGGGTGGTCGATTCTTCGCGCGGCCTTTTGCTGGCGGAGGAGAGATCTGACGTCTGCCATGACGGCGGTTTGTATGTGTGGTTTGATAGATGGGCTTGAGGCTCGAGGTTTGAGATGAGGTTCAATGCTGCATGTGCGGAGGGGTGGCAgtggtgaagctggctgCTGTGCTCAATTGGCCATTTGGGGTGTCATGTATTGGGTTGAATTTGAGATGTGATGATCGATATGGGTGTGAAAAGCTGCGTGAATATGAGGCTGGCCGTATTCctgatggtgatgggggtGACGAGAGGAAGTAATTTGACTGTCAcctcaaaatgtcaagtcaagtcatgtctggtccggtcCGTGAGTTGACCCAAGCTCAGCCCAAGTGCTGGCTACCTTAGGTAGGTTTAGTTAGTGCCATTAAGCTTTCACTTTCAGAGCTGGGCGTCACTGCACTCTTTGGCATCTATTGTCTCTGCCCCGGCATTTACCCGGCGCAAGACCACGGGAAGCTCCAATTCAAAGtcgaccagttgacatctttTGCACTTGATACTATGCGAAAGGCATCCCCATCCAACATTATTTGTGAAATAGTTGCTGGCCACAGAGGCACACGGCGCAGAATTCGACCACCTTTTCCAAATAAAATTTCATGCTGTCTCATCGTCCACCCGCCGATATCACTTCAAGCttgagctgagctgagcgTAGCAGAACTGGCCGTGATCCAATCCTCAGTAAccacaacagcaatggccgAGCAAGAGCCGCACTCGCTCGCATCCACATTCCCCAATCCGCCTCCTTTCTGGAGAGACTTCACTCCAGATAGAGTCGCGCGAATCGAGGACCTACGCAGCGCCTTCGCCGGCGGTGCCAGCGAGCAAgcgtcctcatcctcacccgTCGTCCGCATCCCAGGCCTCCCAGAGGAATTGGCGAATCTACAACCGCCCCCCGAGCCAGCAGACGGACGATGGCGAGTATTCGGCGATCAATACATGGTAAACACACCCTTGCTTCATCCGTCAAtcgaccaccaccaaaaactAACCCTGTCTCAAAGCTCGACGACAAACTCCCCACCCTAGAAGAACAAGGTATCACCAACCTCTCCACCACAGGGCCATCCGAGTCCAAGGACGCAAAACACTACGACCGCGCCTTTGAGCTCAAAAAACTCGTCAAGTCTCTGCTCCTCAACTTCCTCGAGCTGTCGGGCACGCTGTCGCGCAACCCCACCGACGCAGAAGCCAAGATTCAAGACCTGCGCACGCTGTTCATCAACATTCACCATATTTTGAATGAGTATAGACCGCATCAGGCGC
This window contains:
- a CDS encoding transcription factor Zn, C2H2 (similar to Metarhizium robertsii ARSEF 23 XP_007818087.1), whose protein sequence is MADVRSLLRQQKAARRIDHPYAAYSDAGKLLCTLCREQLKAESQWDGHLLSQGHKQKLQQKNLTKPNSASSNTDDTTTNNALHKRKLHPTDEDDDQDVEMGDAIRRKRSKPDIPPLTGIAFNGTPAAAAAAAAAASQDKDAARSGSTNTPDQVTSAGSNNSKESTRTPPSLMRRLSTTPSQGIELQIPSRPATPAHREGGSSSSASGGYFAIQSQAGGPLTPLQPSRHTSAARTTSQASTASNALAAATADKPSAAAPVDESEWAAFEAEIAAAEAPYDEGAVISAPAMTTEEAAAKDAENADRKTQVDVDIEDEKEEATRALEDEFAEMKELEARVKNLKEKREEFLKKRRESQGQENVLNKASLAGAGKQNGVEEVVIEDDEDDDEEEEDDWDGFRFRT
- a CDS encoding RNA polymerase II mediator complex protein (Med7) (similar to Metarhizium acridum CQMa 102 XP_007814325.1), giving the protein MAEQEPHSLASTFPNPPPFWRDFTPDRVARIEDLRSAFAGGASEQASSSSPVVRIPGLPEELANLQPPPEPADGRWRVFGDQYMLDDKLPTLEEQGITNLSTTGPSESKDAKHYDRAFELKKLVKSLLLNFLELSGTLSRNPTDAEAKIQDLRTLFINIHHILNEYRPHQARESAIAMMQNHLDKTRDETVAIRTQVEKARKVLEGLGSMGLGEMDVGRDEGAGDGVDEKERLRVQREMEVWAATDAEFA